DNA sequence from the Pseudomonadota bacterium genome:
ATGCTAAAAGCTATAATAAAAACAAAACCATGAAAAATTTCTGGGGGAATGTATGGGGGGGAATGGGGTCAAATCTTTATCCTTGACATCATCCCTCATTTCTTGGTAATATTACCCCATGGCCCGCCCGTTACGCATCCAGTTTGAAAATGCTTACTATCACGTTACCTGCAGAGGCAACGCAGGGGAACCGATCTTTTCCGAGGACTATGACAGAAGGAAGTTTCTTCTTCTTTTACAGCATTCCGCTGAAATCTATCGGGTAAATATCCTTGCCTTCGTCCTTATGACAAATCATTTTCATCTCATCATAAAGACACCTTCCGCAAATATCCAGGAGTTTATGCGCCACTTTAACATCTCATACACTGCCTTCTTTAACAAACAGCACGGGAGATGCGGGCATCTCTTCCAGGGCAGATATAAGTCCTTTGTGATTGACGCCGATGCCTACCTGCTGGAGGCATCCCGGTACGTACACTTGAACCCCGTCCGTATACAAAAAGGGTTAAGCACCGAACAGAAGATCACCTTATTAAAGAACTACAGATGGAGCAGCTATTATGACTACAGCGTACGCATCCGCCATCCTTTTCTCTCCTTGGAGGTGATACTTAATTACTTCAAAGGGAAGAAGGAACGCTACAGGGATTTTGTGGAAAGCGGCATAACACTCACAATAAATCCGTTAGAAAAGGGAAAGGGGCATGGAATTGTAGGGGATGCGCCGTTCATTGAGAAGCTCATGACCGGAATTATTATAAAGCCCAAACGGGAACAGCCTGCCATGAAACAGATCATAAAAAAGGTGCAGCCGGAGAGGATACTTCAGGTAATAGCCGGCTTGCTGAACCTTCGCACAGAAGAGTTCCTGCAGAAAGGACACAAAGGTATTGCCCGCGGTCTTGCCATGGAGATGCTCTACCGCTACGGCGGTATGAACCAGAGAGAGATCGGCGAACTCATGGGGATCGACTACAGCGCCGTCAGTGTAGCAAGGAAGCGCCTTGCAGGAATGCTTGAGAAAGACAAAGACCTGACAAAGACATTCCATGAGATACAAGGGCTTCTGAGTCAAGGATAAAGATTTGACCCCATATCTTTTTGATTGCTGACCTCTAATCGCTAACAGCTTGATAATATTGACTTTACTAAGATATTTACAATTGCAGAAACTGTTGCAGCACATGCGCCACAAATCAAGGGGGGGATAAAGGGAACGATGGGGGCGTCCTTCAATATTTTAATTAAACGGATGGCGGGGAGTAAGATGAACAGTCATAAATCTTCAATAATGAGACTTTGCGGACACTGTGTCCGTAACACT
Encoded proteins:
- a CDS encoding transposase, which translates into the protein MARPLRIQFENAYYHVTCRGNAGEPIFSEDYDRRKFLLLLQHSAEIYRVNILAFVLMTNHFHLIIKTPSANIQEFMRHFNISYTAFFNKQHGRCGHLFQGRYKSFVIDADAYLLEASRYVHLNPVRIQKGLSTEQKITLLKNYRWSSYYDYSVRIRHPFLSLEVILNYFKGKKERYRDFVESGITLTINPLEKGKGHGIVGDAPFIEKLMTGIIIKPKREQPAMKQIIKKVQPERILQVIAGLLNLRTEEFLQKGHKGIARGLAMEMLYRYGGMNQREIGELMGIDYSAVSVARKRLAGMLEKDKDLTKTFHEIQGLLSQG